In the genome of Armatimonadota bacterium, the window GCCCGCTGCAGGTTCACCCGCTGCACGAGCTCCGTGGCCGCGAAGGAACTCCGGTCAAACAGCTCCCACCCCGCGCCCCCGCTCCGGGGCAGACCTTGGGCCGCGAGCTGCAACCGCGCGGCGTACAGGCGATCCCGGGGGACCTCCACCGTGGTGCCCGCACCCGACAGCCGGTAGGGGATCCCCAGCTTCTGCAGGGCCTCCACCACCCGGGCAGCCTCCTCCACCTCAAGCCGGCCGTACAGGGGCACGTACTCCGGCCGGCGCAGAAAACTCCAGGCGGCCACCAGGGCCACCACGCCGAGACCCACCGCCACCAGGGTCACCCGGCGGTTCCGCAGCTCCGTGGACCAAAGCCGCCGCAACGCCTCCATCCGGCGCGCGCCTCCCCTACACCTGCATCCGGATCAGCTCCTGGTAGGCCTCCAGCAGGCGATTGCGCACCTGGATGGCAAGCTGAAGTGCCAGGTTCGCCTCCTCCACGGCCACCATCACCGCGTGCACGTCGTCCGTCCGGCCGTCCGCGAGGGCTGCGGCCGCGGCATCCGCGCGCCGCTGCAGCTCGTCCGCGCTGCGCACCGCCCGCTCCAGGGCCTCCGCGAACGCGGAGAGGGTTTCCCGGATCGGAGAGGCGGAAACGGGGCCGAGGGGACCAATCCCGCGGATCTCCATCCCTACCTCCTGCCGATCTCCAGGGCCCTCAGGATGGCCTGCTTGGTGGTGTTGAGCACCATCACGTTGGCCTCGTAGGCCCGGGCGGAGGCGATGAGGTCGGCCATCTCCACCGCGGGGTTCACGTTGGGCAGGGTTACGAATCCCTCCGCGTCCGCGTCGGGATGCCCGGGATCGTACACCCGGCGCGGCGGGGTGGGATCCTCCACGATCCCCGCCACCACCACGCCCTGAGCTTCCCCCACGGCCGCGGGACCCGCGGAAGCCAGGAACCGGCTCACGAGGGGCGCGAAGAGCACCACCTTCCGCCGGTACGGGCCCCCGGAGCCACGGGTGGTGTTCGCGTTGGCGAGGTTGCTGGCAATCACCTCCAGGCGCACCCGCTCCGCGGTGAGGGCGCTCGCACTCGCTTCCATGGCGCGGAAGAGGGACACGGTACACCTCCGCATCTAGCGCCGGCCCTCCAGGATGGCCGACCGCAGCATCTCCAGCTTCGCCGAGAGGAGGGTGGTGAGGGCCATCATCTGGAGGCCCGTGCGCGCGATCTCCACGCTCTCCAGCTCCGGATCCACCTCCGTGCCGTCCCACCGAACGAAGGCCACGCCCTCCGAGGGCACCCCGTCCGCGGGCGCCTCCTCCCACAGGGCCCGGAGGGTCGCCCCGAAGTCCACGTCCGCCCGCACATACCCCGGGGTGTGGGCGTTGGCCAGGTTACCGGCAAGGACCGCGTACCGGCGGCCCAAGGCCCGCAGGGAGGCCAGCAGGTACCGTCCCGTGGGATCCAACCCCATAGCCGCCCCCGAGCCTTGCAAGATCGGTGCCGGAGAGCCTAGAGTCTACGCAGACGCGGGAGCCCGTGGCAGGGATCTTGCAATCCCGAGGCCCAAACGGCGTCGGAGGCAAGGGTGGATCGCGGGTCCAACCCCCAGAACCGTCTCGAAATCCTCCTTGCGGTGGCGGAGCACCTGAACCGGCACACGGAGCTCCAACCCATGCTGGACTCCACCCTCCCCCTGATCCTGCAGCTCGTGGGATTGCCCGCTGGGTGGATCTTCCTGTGGGAAGACGAGGGGTTTTGGCTCGCGGCCGCCTCCGGCCTCCCTCCGGGGCTGGAGGCGGAGGACCGGGCTGCCCTGCGCTGGGCCACGTGCTCGTGCCAGCAGAGGCTCCTCGAGGGAAAGCTCCCGGAGCCCATAAACCTCTTGGAGTGCGAGCGGCTCTCTCGCCTCTCCGAGGGAGCAGAGGGGCTGCGCCTGCACGTCTCGGTGCCTCTCCGGACCGGGGACCGGACCCTCGGCATCCTCAACTTGGCGAAGGCGGACCCGGAGCCCCTGGATCGGACCGAGCTGGACCTCCTGCGGGTGATCGGGGAGCAGCTCGGGGTGGCCGTGGACCGGGCTCGGCTCTTCGCCCGCGTGAAGGGGATGCGGGAGCATGAGGAAGAGCAGGTCTCCCGCCTGGCCCAGGCCCTCGTGGACGCGAGTACCCTCGAGGAGGCCGCCCGGGTGGTGTTCGAGACGCTGCGGGAGCGGCTCGAACCCGATCGCCTCGCCCTCCTGGTGGTGGATCCCTCCGGGACCTACCTGGAGGCGGTGGCAGGGTGGGGATGGCCGGAGGGGCGGCTGGAGCACGTCCGGCTTCCCCTGCGTCCCGTGGACTCCAGCGGCCCGGCGTGGGCCCTGCACACGGGCTCCCCCCTCCTCGTGGACCTGGACACCGCGCCCTACCGGATTCCGGAGCAGCTGCGCCAGGCCGGGGTGCGGACCGTCCTGCTCCTCCCCATGCTCTCCGGGAAGGAACCCATCGGGGTCCTGGTGGCCCACTACTTCTCCCGGAGGGAGGTTCCGGAGCCGGTCCTGCGGTTCTGCACGCTCGCCGCCCGCCTCGCTGCGGGGGCCGTGGCCCGCGTGCAGGAGCACCTCCGCTACCGCCTCCTCTTCGAGCGGGTGCCCGTGGGGCTGTACCGATCCACGCCCACAGGGCAGCTCCTGGACGTCAACGAGGCCCTGGTGCGGATCGCGGGGTATCCGGACCGGGAGACCCTCCTGCGGACGAACGCCGCCCAGCTCTATGTGGACCCCAGGGATCGGGTGCGCTGGCAGCAGCTCGTGGACGACCAAGGGGTGGTTTCGGGGTTCGAGGTACGGTGGCGCCGCTACGACGGCACGGAGATCTGGATCCGGGAGAGCACCCGGGTCATCCGGGACGCCTCCGGAGCCCCGGTGTGCTACGAGGGGAGCGTGGAGGACATCACGGAGCAGAAGCGCTACCAGCTGGAGGTCACCTACCTCGCGAGCCACGACCCGCTCACGGGCGCCCTCAACCGCCGCAGCTTCCAGGAGGCCCTGGAGCGCCGGATCTCCATGAGCCGGACCACGGCCCAAAGCGGCGCCCTGCTGTTCCTGGACCTGGACGGGTTCAAGGAGGTCAACGACCGGTTCGGGCACCAGACCGGGGATGAGGTACTCCGGGCGGTAGTCCACCGCATCCGCACCCGGCTACGGGAGACGGATCTCCTGGGCCGGCTGGGCGGGGACGAGTTCGGGATCCTCCTCTACCCCGCGGACGGGACGAGGGCCAGGGCCGTGGCGGAGCGGGTCGTGCAGGCGGTACGGGAGTGGGCGGAGGCGGAGCTAGACGCCTCCGCGCGGATCACCGGCAGTTGCGGCATCGCCCTCTTCCCGGACCACGCCCTCACCGCGGAGGGGCTCCTCACCGCGGCGGATGCCGCCATGTACGCGGTGAAGGCCCGGGGTGGGAACGGCGTGGCGGTGTACGCTCGGGAGGACCCTGACCTCACCGGCCCGCTCCGGGAGGGCCCTGAGCCGCAAATCCCCCATCCTGAAGGCCACTCCCCTCGATGAACTGCGGCTCCCCGCCGCGGAAAGCCGGACCGGGCTCCTTCGGGCGCGCCGGGCGGGGCCTGGGTCCGGCCGAGGGAGGGGGCACTGCCCGGCGGGGCGGAGCCGTCACGACCGGCGGGAACCGGGGAGGCGGGGGGAGTAAGGTGGCCGGGCTCGGGCTCGGGGAGGGCTTCGGGTTAGGCCTCCGGGCCTCCGGCAGTCCGAGGAGATCCGGAAGGCCCGCCGCGGCCCCCCCTTCCCTCGTCTCGACCTGCGGATCCCTCGAGGATCGGGCCACGAGGGTGATCCTCCCGGAGTGCTGGGCCAGCACGACCCTGGGGACCGAGGGGGCGGGCACCTCCAAGGTTACCGCCACGGACCCGTTCCCCGCCGCATCTGTCTCCTGACCCCCGGTCCGGTCCGCCCGGATCACCCGGGCTCCCCGGACCAGAACCCGGGTGATCGGGGAGGGCCGTGAGAAGGTACCGAGCACGTCTACCCGGTCGCCCGGGAGGAGCCGGCCCATAACCGCATCCCTCGCGGGCACCACCACGGTGACGGCCTGCATTCCCTCCTCCACGGAGCCCGCCACGTCCACCACCCGGGCGGGCCGCTGCAGGGCATCCGCGGAGAGGACCTCGCCAGCCGCGATGGGCCGCCGGGCCACCATGCCCGCCACCTCCTCGAACCTCGAGACCGCGTCCGGGGGCACCCGATCGCGCGGGAGGGTCTCCTCCCGCACGGCCTGCGGGAGGATGGCCTCGCCGGCCGGGATTCCGACCGCGGCCACGAGCACCTGCGCCTCCGCGGGCGGCTCATGGGTCGGCGAGGCCAGCATCCATACCCCGGCCGCGGAGAGGGCCAGCACCAACCCGGAGAGCGCGATCCCCGCGGGCACCAGCACCTTGTCCACCAGCAGGCCGTCCGCCCCCTTGGGCACCGGCTTCACCTCCCCGCCTCCCAGCTTTTCCTTGCCTGGAACGGTCCTCATCGCCCCCCGGTCTCGCCCGTCCAGGGCCGGATCTGGGTGACTAACCTCCCGTCCACGTACACGAGGACCACGCACGGCCCTGAACACGAAACAGGTACCCGCACGGAGCTCGCGCCCCGGGTCTCCGCCTCGTGCAGTACCCGGGAGCCCTCTCCCTCCGCCACCACCACCCGCACCCGGGTCGCCCGGTTGACCTCGAGCTCCACTTCCCCAGTTCCGACGCGGCCTGCAGGTCTCCACACCACCCTCTCCCCCGGGCCTTCCCCTGACCCGCCCGCCTGCCTGGACGGGAGACGGCCCAGGGGGACCACGGGCGCTTGTTCCACCGCCCGCCTCGCGGCCTCCGCGAGCCCAGGATCCGAGCCCGCCAGGGCCGCGCGGAGCTTCGAGATGGCCGCCGCCCGGCTCTCCCACCCGAACGCCACCACGCCCTCGTACACCCCGAACGCTCCCTCCTGCCCGGTCCGGTAGAGTTCCCCCCTCCCGTAGACGCCCTCAAAGGCCCCGGACCCGATCGCCGGGTCCAACTCCACCCGGAGCCTCTCCCCCTCCCCCCACACCCGGAGCCCGATCCTCCCCCCGGGCAACTGCACCTCCAGGGTGCCCTCCGGATCGCCCTGCTTCACCATCATCACGTACCTCTGCCGCATGGGCAGCCGCCCGCTCGCCCGCATCCCCGCCAGCTCCACCGTGGCCTCGTGCTCGTAGATCAGGGTGGCCGGAAGCACAGGGAGTCCGATCAGCAAGATCGAGACCGCGGCGGACACCCAGGCCTCCGACCAGTTGGTCCCCGTGTTTCGGAGGCGGAGCCGCACCGGCAGGCCCAGTCCATGACCCGGAGGGAGCCCCTCCTCCTGCACCCGGGCCTCCGGCTGGGGGGAGGCTTGCACAACCGGTGCCGGAGACGGGGAAGCCGGCGGTTGAAGGGGTGGGGTCGGCTCAGGGACAGGTGTGGGAGGTGGAGGAGGGGGTGGTGTAGGGGAACTCCGGGGTCGGGGACGGGGGGTGGGCCGAGGAGTGGAGGCCTTCTGGGGGGAAGCACGGGACGCCGCGGGGCGGGAGGGGATTACCTCCACGATGTCCGCGGTGCGCCGGCGGCCCACCGCGACCCAGAACACCAGGAGTTGTCCGCCCACCCGGACGTGGAGGTTCGTGGACCCGGACCGCCCCACCGCGTACAGGGCCACGGTCCCCTCCCGGGCTCGCACCCACGCCCGCACCACCCGCTGGTTCCCCAGCGCGATGTACTCCACGGGCTTCGGAAAAAGCAAAAACATCGTGTAGCCTGGCTGGACCACCAGGGCATAGCGCTTTCCGGCAGAGACGGTGAGCCTGAGCCGGGCCGGGGGTTCCCCCGCAGGGGCGGCCCACCCGGAGGTCGCCAGCAAGAGCACGCCCACCACCGCCGCGGCCCGGAGGTCGGTGCGCCGGTTTCTCCGCCGTTCCATGCCGCCCGCCTTACGGGGTGGTGTACGTCACCTGGATGGAGGGCGCGAAGAACTGCTCGAGGTCGTCGTTGCCGTCCCCGTTAGGGGAGGTCGTGAAGACGAACCGGATCCCGATGTGGGTCTTCTGGAGCTGTGCCCGCACGAGAGGGGTGGCATCGAATGAGAAGGGGAGGGGCGTGGACGCCTGACTGCCCCCGAACACCGCGACCACAGAGGCGAGCGGGGAACTGAAGAAGTCGTCCGGAGCCAGAATACCCGGGGAGGTGTCGTCCAGCCACGCCACCCCGTGGGCCCAGAGGTTGGGCCAGCTCCCCCACGGGTTGCCTTGCACGGTCTGCCGCTGGCCCGTGTAGACCGCGCTCACCACGCTCACCCCCGGGGCCCCGAGTTCCGCGGGGACCCGGAAGGCCACGAAGGCGGCGGCGACCCCGCCGTTGTTGCAGGGCCCGGTATTCGGACTTTCGTCGTCCCCCGCCACCATCACGGGGGAAACCGCCCCGTTGCTGCACACCGTCCCCACCACCGCGGGCCCAAGAACCACGGTCACGGGCGCGGAGGGGGGTCGGGTGGTGAACCGCCACGTGTACGGCTGCAGCAATACCCGGCCGTCCACCGTCTCCACCCCGGGCTCCACGGTCACCGTGTAGGTGGCGTTGTTCGCGAGCCTCAGTCCACCGAGTCGAACCCCCGTTCCCCCGGAGGTGAGGGTACAGGAGGTCGGGCCCGCGAGGGGAGGGGGCTCGATGGTGATGGAGAGGCAGGCGGTGGTGCGCCGGATGATGTCGCTGAAGATCACCACGATCTCCGTGAGCGGAGAGACCCCGGTCTCCCCGTCCCGCGGCACCGTGGAGACCACTTGGAGGAAGGGCTGGGGCGCCGGGGAAATCGGGGAGGTGGTGGGAGTCGGCGTGGGAGCGGGCGGAGGATTCGTCGCCGCGAGAAGGGACAGGAGACCGCACCCCGAGCTCAGGAAAACCGCGAGGAGAACCGGCAAAAGCCTCCAGAAGCCGCGCACCCCGCTCCCTCCGGACACCTCAGTCCCCGCGGTGAACTTTCTGAAAGCTGTCGTTCGGATCATAAGAGCATCCCGTGCGCGCGTCAAGCGGACCGCATCCGCCGCCGCACGCGCGCGGACGGGATTCCCGCCATCTCCCGGTACTTGGTCACCGTACGCCGGGCCAGGAAAATCCCCTCCTCCCGCAGCCGTTCAACCAGCTCCTCGTCCGTGAGGGGCCGGTCCGGAGGCTCTGAGGCCACGAACTCCCGGATCCGCTCCCGCACGGGGAGGCTTCCATCGAAAAATACCCCGAAGGAGACCACCCGGCCGTCGGGCATCTGCACGAACTTGCCCGCGAGGGCCCGGCTCACCGTGGACTCGCAGACCCCCAGTTCCCGGGCCACCTGCGTGAGGGTGAGGGGGCGGAGGAACCGGGGGCCGTGGTCGAGAAACGCCCGCTGGTAGTGCGCGAGGAACTCCGTGCACCGGTAGAGCATGGTGTTGCGGCGGCGCACCGCCTCGATGAAAAGCCGGCCCCGGCGCAGGTGGGCCCGCAGCCGCTCCCGTTCCTCTGGTGAGAGTTCCGCGGCCAGGAGCGCCCGCCGCACGAGGGGGTTGATGCGGAGCGCGAGGGCATTGCTGGCCACGAGCTCCACCCGGTAGCCCTCCCCCGTGCGGGTGAGGACCACGTCTGGGAATGCGAGCTCCTCGGGCCGCACCTCGCGTCCCCCGCACTCCGCGTAGAAGGCCTCCGCGGGCGCGGGCACGGTGTGGGTCCGCAGGTAGCGGAGGACCTCGTGCACGGTTTCCAGCCGCACTCCCAACCGGGCGGCCACCCTCTCGTGCCGGCCCCGGGCCAGATCCTCCAGGTGGTGGGTCACCAGGGTCCGTGCGAGGTCCCGGAGCGGGTGGTCCGGAAGCCGCTCCAGCTGTAAGAGGAGGCACTCCCGCGCGTCCCGGGCTCCGATGCCCGCGGGTTCCAGGGCTTGCACGGCCCGCAGGGCCTGCTCCGCGAGCGCTTCAGGGACCCCGAGCTCCGCGGCCACGTACCGCAACTCGCCCTCCAGGTAGCCCCGGGGGTCCAGGTAGCCCAGGAGGTGCAGGGCCACCCGGAGCAGCCCCGGATCCCGCACGCTCACCCGCAGCTGGGCCTCCAGGTGGTCCAGGAGATTCGTGGGAGCCCGGACGAGCTCCAGGACGGAGGGGCGCTCCTCCCGGAATCCGGGGTCCGCCCGCTCCCACCGGAACCGGGCCGATCCGCCCAGCAGGCCGTACCCGCACCGGCCGCATACCACCCCTTCCGCCTCCGTACCGCACTGCGGGCAGATCCAAGGCACCCGTTCCAGGACCGGGTTCTCCGCGAGCTCCTGCTCCACCCGGCTCACCAGCTCCTGCACGGGGAGGGGCAGGATGGCGTTCGCGGCGAGCACCACCTGTAGGGCCCGGGCCTCGGGCTGGACCACCGTGACGGGCGCGAGCTCTAGGCTCACCATGCTTTCCTCCCACTACCGAAGGGCTCTTTGGATGGCCTCCACCAGGCGCGCCTGATCGAAGGGCTTCACCACGAAGTCCCGGGCACCCGCCTGGATGGCCTCCACCACCAGGGCCTGCTGCCCCATGGCGCTCACCATCACGATGCGGGCCGCGGGGTCCCGGCGCAGGATCTCCCGGACCGCCCGCACCCCGTCCATCTCCGGCATGGTGATGTCCATGGTCACCACGTCGGGTCTCGTCTCCTCGTACCGCTCGATGGCCTCCAGGCCGTTGCTGGCCTCCCCCACCACCTGGAAGCCGCTGTTGGTGAGGACCTCCCGGAGCATGGCCCGCATGAAGGCCGCATCGTCCACCACCAGGACCCTAACCGACATGCGCCAGTTCCTCCTCCCGTACCGTGAGGCGTACGAGGCGCACGGGATCCAGGATGAGGGCCACCCGCCCGTCTCCCAGGATGGTGGCTCCGGATACCCCGGGCACCTCGCCGAGGTAGGCCCCCAAGGGCTTCACCACCACCTCCCCCTCGCCCACCACCCCGTCCACCCAAAGCCCCACCCGCCGCCTGCCCGAGCTCACCACCACGCACAGGAGCCGGTCCGGCTCCGGAGGCACCGGTAGTTCCAGGATCTCGTGCACGGACACCAAGGGCAGCACCGAACCCCGCAGCACCGTGGTCCGGCACGATCCCACCCGGTGCACGCGGAAGGCGGGCACCTCCACGATCTCGTGCACGGAGGAGAGGGGGATCGCGTAGCGCTCCCCGCCGCAGGTCACCGTGAGGGCCCGCACGATGGCCAGGGTAAGGGGGAGGCGCAGGAGGAACCGGGTGCCCTTTTGCCGCTCCGTCTCCACCTCCAGGCTCCCGCCCACCGCCTGCACCCCGGCCCGCACCGCGTCCATGCCCACGCCCCGGCCGGAGACGTCCGTGACCGCGGCCGCGGTGCTGAGCCCCGGGTGGAAGATGAGCTCCACCGCCTCCCGGTCCGACAGGCGCGAGGCGGCCTCCGGGCTCAGGATGCGCAGCTCCACGGCCCGGCGGCGTACCCGATCCGTGTCAATCCCCCGACCGTCGTCCTCCACCACCACCACGATCCCGTCCTCCTGGTAGGCCGCTAGGCGCAGCCGGCCCGCCCGCGGTTTGCCGAGCCGCTCCCGCTCCTCCGGGGGTTCGATGCCGTGGTCCACCGCGTTGCGCACGAGGTGCATGAGCGGGCCGCCGATCTGCTCGAGGATGGACCGGTCCAGCTCCACATCCTGCCCCTCCAGCACCACCTCCACCTCCTTACCGGCCCGCCGGGCCAGGTCCCGCACGTAGCGGGGGAAACGGCTGAAGAGGTGCTCGATGGGCAGCATGCGGGTCTTGAGCACCTGGGCCTGGAGGTCCGTGGCAACGCGGCCCAGGTGGGCCGCGGCGTCCAACAGCTCCTCCGCGAGGGCGTGGTCTCCCCCGCCCGTCCGCAGCCGGTGGGCGATCTGCTGGAACCGGATCCGGTCCACCACCAGTTCCCCCACGAGGTTCATGATCCGATCCAGCCGTTCCACGTCCACCCGCACGGTGCGCAGGGCGGCCCGCCGGGTCGTCTCCGGATCGTCGGAGAGTTTGCCCCGCGCTTGCGGGCCCAGGTCCAGCCAACGCTCGTCCCTCGGGGCGTCCGAGGCGGGCAGGACCCGCACGGACTCCACGTCCGCGCCCGAGAGGAGCTGCGCCAGGGCCTCCGGCTCCCGCACCCGGGCCCGGCAGCTCAGTTCCAGGTCCACGTTCCCCCGGCGGATCTCCTCCTCGGAGGGCACCACCTGCTCCACCTCTCCCTCCCGCCGCAGCACCTGCAGCAGGGCGAGAGCCCGGGCGGCCCGCATGGGGCAGTCCTCCCGCATCCGGATCCGGATCTCCACGGGGTGGAGCGTCTCCGCGGGCCTCCTCTCCCAAGCCTCCAGCCGCCGCACGAGGTCTTTCACCTCCGTGCGCTCCTCGCCCGCCTCCGCCACCTCCTGCCGCAGGGTCCGAAGCGCATCCACGCACGCGAGCAGGAGATCCGTCAACCCCTCTAGGTCCTGACGGCCCCGGCGCAGGGCATCCAGCACCCCCTCCATGCGGTGCGTGAGCTCCGCCATCCGCCGGAACCCGAGGGCTCCCGCGCTCCCCTTGAGCGTGTGGGCACTTCGGAAGAGCTCGCGGACGAGACCCGCCTCCACCCCCTCCCGCTCAAGGCGCAGGACCCCCTCCTCCAGGACCTGGAGGTGCTCGTCCGCCTCCGCGAGGAAGGTAGGGAGGAGCTTAGCGAGGTGCACCGTCTCCCTCCGCGGGCGCGAGGGCGGGTTGGAATTCCCGGAGGGCCTGTTGCTCCGTGACCTCCAGAACCCGCGGCAGATCCAGCAGGAGGATGAGTCCGTCCCCGTGCTTGGCGACCCCCCGGAGGAACGCCACCTGGCCGGGGCCCAACAGGTCCTCCGGCGGCACCACGCTGCTCTCGGGAACCCGGAGCACCTCCAGCACCGCGTCCACCACCACGCCCACCCGGTTCCCGTCCATCTCCACCACCACGATGCGGGTCGAGCCGTCCCTCTGGTCCGCGGGAAGCCCGAACCTCCGCCGCAGGTCCAGCACGGGGATCACCTGCCCCCGGAGGTTGATGACGCCCTCCACGAAAGCAGGCGCCCGGGGGATGCGGGTCACCTCCTGCATCCGGATGATCTCGTGCACGTGCTCGATGGCGAAGCCGTACCGCTCCCGATCGAGCCGCACCACCACCAGGTGCCGCTCGGGTTCGCTCGCCGCTTTGCGGTCCACCGCGCTCACCTCCCCGATTCCAGCTCCACGTGGACCTCGCCGCTCCGGAGGACCTCCACGAAGACGTCCACGACTTCCGGAGCAAACTGCCGCCCCCGCTGGGCCCGCAGCTCCTCCACCGCCGCCTCCACGGGCACCGCGGGCCGGTAGATGCGGCCCGCGGTCATCACCTCGAAGGCGTCCACCACGGCCAGAACCCGGGCCCCCACGGGGATCTCCTCTCCCCGAAGCCCCATGGGGTATCCGCGGCCGTCCCACCGCTCGTGGTGGTGCAGGACCCAGCGCACCACGTCCTCCCCGAATCCCGCCGCGGAGAGGATCTCCGCGCCCATCACCGTGTGTCGCTTCACGAGCTCGAACTCCTCCGGGGTGAGGGGCCCGGGCTTGAGGAGGATGGCGTCGCTAATGCCGATCTTGCCCACATCGTGCAGCATCCCCGCCACCCGCAGTTCCTGCAGGGCGAACTCCGAAAACCCCAGCCGCCGGCCCACGGCCACCGCGTAGCACGCGAGCCGCTCGCTGTGGCCCCGCAGGGTGGCCTCGTGGAGCTCGCAGGCGTAGGCCAGGGCGTTCACGAGGCTCTGGTTCGCCTGCTGGACCCGCCGCACGAGATCCACCTGCAGGAGGGGCAGGGCTCCCAGAACACCCAGGAGGTTCAGGAGCTCCCGGTGCACGGGGCCGAAGGGTTCCCGGGTCCGGAAGACCGTGAGGGCGCCCAGGGTGCGGTCCGCGGTGGCGAGGGCCGCGGTGAGCACCTCCTGGGAATCCTCCGCGGGCAGGTGCGCGTGGGTCAGACGGTCGGGCAGGAACGTCCACAGCTGCTCCG includes:
- the fliE gene encoding flagellar hook-basal body complex protein FliE — its product is MEIRGIGPLGPVSASPIRETLSAFAEALERAVRSADELQRRADAAAAALADGRTDDVHAVMVAVEEANLALQLAIQVRNRLLEAYQELIRMQV
- the flgC gene encoding flagellar basal body rod protein FlgC; amino-acid sequence: MSLFRAMEASASALTAERVRLEVIASNLANANTTRGSGGPYRRKVVLFAPLVSRFLASAGPAAVGEAQGVVVAGIVEDPTPPRRVYDPGHPDADAEGFVTLPNVNPAVEMADLIASARAYEANVMVLNTTKQAILRALEIGRR
- a CDS encoding diguanylate cyclase, whose translation is MDRGSNPQNRLEILLAVAEHLNRHTELQPMLDSTLPLILQLVGLPAGWIFLWEDEGFWLAAASGLPPGLEAEDRAALRWATCSCQQRLLEGKLPEPINLLECERLSRLSEGAEGLRLHVSVPLRTGDRTLGILNLAKADPEPLDRTELDLLRVIGEQLGVAVDRARLFARVKGMREHEEEQVSRLAQALVDASTLEEAARVVFETLRERLEPDRLALLVVDPSGTYLEAVAGWGWPEGRLEHVRLPLRPVDSSGPAWALHTGSPLLVDLDTAPYRIPEQLRQAGVRTVLLLPMLSGKEPIGVLVAHYFSRREVPEPVLRFCTLAARLAAGAVARVQEHLRYRLLFERVPVGLYRSTPTGQLLDVNEALVRIAGYPDRETLLRTNAAQLYVDPRDRVRWQQLVDDQGVVSGFEVRWRRYDGTEIWIRESTRVIRDASGAPVCYEGSVEDITEQKRYQLEVTYLASHDPLTGALNRRSFQEALERRISMSRTTAQSGALLFLDLDGFKEVNDRFGHQTGDEVLRAVVHRIRTRLRETDLLGRLGGDEFGILLYPADGTRARAVAERVVQAVREWAEAELDASARITGSCGIALFPDHALTAEGLLTAADAAMYAVKARGGNGVAVYAREDPDLTGPLREGPEPQIPHPEGHSPR
- the cpaB gene encoding Flp pilus assembly protein CpaB, translated to MKPVPKGADGLLVDKVLVPAGIALSGLVLALSAAGVWMLASPTHEPPAEAQVLVAAVGIPAGEAILPQAVREETLPRDRVPPDAVSRFEEVAGMVARRPIAAGEVLSADALQRPARVVDVAGSVEEGMQAVTVVVPARDAVMGRLLPGDRVDVLGTFSRPSPITRVLVRGARVIRADRTGGQETDAAGNGSVAVTLEVPAPSVPRVVLAQHSGRITLVARSSRDPQVETREGGAAAGLPDLLGLPEARRPNPKPSPSPSPATLLPPPPRFPPVVTAPPRRAVPPPSAGPRPRPARPKEPGPAFRGGEPQFIEGSGLQDGGFAAQGPPGAGR
- a CDS encoding Ig-like domain-containing protein translates to MRGFWRLLPVLLAVFLSSGCGLLSLLAATNPPPAPTPTPTTSPISPAPQPFLQVVSTVPRDGETGVSPLTEIVVIFSDIIRRTTACLSITIEPPPLAGPTSCTLTSGGTGVRLGGLRLANNATYTVTVEPGVETVDGRVLLQPYTWRFTTRPPSAPVTVVLGPAVVGTVCSNGAVSPVMVAGDDESPNTGPCNNGGVAAAFVAFRVPAELGAPGVSVVSAVYTGQRQTVQGNPWGSWPNLWAHGVAWLDDTSPGILAPDDFFSSPLASVVAVFGGSQASTPLPFSFDATPLVRAQLQKTHIGIRFVFTTSPNGDGNDDLEQFFAPSIQVTYTTP
- the rpoN gene encoding RNA polymerase factor sigma-54; translated protein: MVSLELAPVTVVQPEARALQVVLAANAILPLPVQELVSRVEQELAENPVLERVPWICPQCGTEAEGVVCGRCGYGLLGGSARFRWERADPGFREERPSVLELVRAPTNLLDHLEAQLRVSVRDPGLLRVALHLLGYLDPRGYLEGELRYVAAELGVPEALAEQALRAVQALEPAGIGARDARECLLLQLERLPDHPLRDLARTLVTHHLEDLARGRHERVAARLGVRLETVHEVLRYLRTHTVPAPAEAFYAECGGREVRPEELAFPDVVLTRTGEGYRVELVASNALALRINPLVRRALLAAELSPEERERLRAHLRRGRLFIEAVRRRNTMLYRCTEFLAHYQRAFLDHGPRFLRPLTLTQVARELGVCESTVSRALAGKFVQMPDGRVVSFGVFFDGSLPVRERIREFVASEPPDRPLTDEELVERLREEGIFLARRTVTKYREMAGIPSARVRRRMRSA
- a CDS encoding response regulator, coding for MSVRVLVVDDAAFMRAMLREVLTNSGFQVVGEASNGLEAIERYEETRPDVVTMDITMPEMDGVRAVREILRRDPAARIVMVSAMGQQALVVEAIQAGARDFVVKPFDQARLVEAIQRALR
- a CDS encoding chemotaxis protein CheA, whose translation is MHLAKLLPTFLAEADEHLQVLEEGVLRLEREGVEAGLVRELFRSAHTLKGSAGALGFRRMAELTHRMEGVLDALRRGRQDLEGLTDLLLACVDALRTLRQEVAEAGEERTEVKDLVRRLEAWERRPAETLHPVEIRIRMREDCPMRAARALALLQVLRREGEVEQVVPSEEEIRRGNVDLELSCRARVREPEALAQLLSGADVESVRVLPASDAPRDERWLDLGPQARGKLSDDPETTRRAALRTVRVDVERLDRIMNLVGELVVDRIRFQQIAHRLRTGGGDHALAEELLDAAAHLGRVATDLQAQVLKTRMLPIEHLFSRFPRYVRDLARRAGKEVEVVLEGQDVELDRSILEQIGGPLMHLVRNAVDHGIEPPEERERLGKPRAGRLRLAAYQEDGIVVVVEDDGRGIDTDRVRRRAVELRILSPEAASRLSDREAVELIFHPGLSTAAAVTDVSGRGVGMDAVRAGVQAVGGSLEVETERQKGTRFLLRLPLTLAIVRALTVTCGGERYAIPLSSVHEIVEVPAFRVHRVGSCRTTVLRGSVLPLVSVHEILELPVPPEPDRLLCVVVSSGRRRVGLWVDGVVGEGEVVVKPLGAYLGEVPGVSGATILGDGRVALILDPVRLVRLTVREEELAHVG
- a CDS encoding chemotaxis protein CheW, whose product is MDRKAASEPERHLVVVRLDRERYGFAIEHVHEIIRMQEVTRIPRAPAFVEGVINLRGQVIPVLDLRRRFGLPADQRDGSTRIVVVEMDGNRVGVVVDAVLEVLRVPESSVVPPEDLLGPGQVAFLRGVAKHGDGLILLLDLPRVLEVTEQQALREFQPALAPAEGDGAPR
- a CDS encoding HD domain-containing protein, yielding MEPLRCVALRPDPPEEDGSPVAFRWVPTLDAARAALLSEEADALAVDVAAMGEEGLEALSVLARTYPHLPVVAVAAPEQMPEAVRRGARGLLAPPATGRALAEEVLSAVRTHRAFREEAQLAVLRPLQQLRDLVPADGSPEGVLRRLVEIARHSLGAERAAVVTLSPQAQDLMVATVQRAGGSWAEQLWTFLPDRLTHAHLPAEDSQEVLTAALATADRTLGALTVFRTREPFGPVHRELLNLLGVLGALPLLQVDLVRRVQQANQSLVNALAYACELHEATLRGHSERLACYAVAVGRRLGFSEFALQELRVAGMLHDVGKIGISDAILLKPGPLTPEEFELVKRHTVMGAEILSAAGFGEDVVRWVLHHHERWDGRGYPMGLRGEEIPVGARVLAVVDAFEVMTAGRIYRPAVPVEAAVEELRAQRGRQFAPEVVDVFVEVLRSGEVHVELESGR